The Terrirubrum flagellatum nucleotide sequence TCGCGCGCATGATCGATCCGCCGGTCGACACGGGCGGCTGGTAAGCGCTTCACGCTGCGCGCGAGCGCGACATCAGCGAGAGAATCGCGACGCCCGCGCCTATCGACGCGATGAGCCAGCCTTGCCATGCGCCATGGGCGACGAGCGCGAGCGCGCCCGACGAGGCCATGAAAGTCAGTGATGATATCTGCTGCTCGCGCGGCTGCTCGCCGATGATGCGATAGACGCGCCAGATCAGCGCCGCCATCAGCAGCGCCCCGATCGCGCCCATCTCGGTCCATATCTGCAGGAATATGTCGTGGGGATGCATCGCGACCAGCGCGCGGATGTCCTCCGGCGCGTCGGCGACGAGATTCGATGACGTCACCGAGGCCGAGGAGCCGAATCCAGTTCCGAAGAGCGGCGCGTGACGCAGCGAGTGTCCGTAGATGCGCCAGATTTCGATGCGCTCGGGCGCATGCACGCTCGCCAGCATCTTTTCCAGGCGCACGGGCATATACTGATGGAGGAATTCGCCGACGAAAGGCGCGGCCGCCAGCGCGAGCAGGGTGCAGACGAGGCCGCATCGGCGCACGACGGTCAGGTTCATGCGCGCAAGCAACATCACCACAATACCAGCGAATATCGCGCTCATGCCGGAGCCGGTTTGCGATTTCAGAGCAGTCGCGGCGAGCACTGCGACCGCCAGCCATACGAATCGTCGCTCGCTGCGATCGAACAGCCGCGAGATCAGATATGGCGCCATCAGCGACATCGCTTCAACGGCGCGATTATATTGCAGCAACTCAACACGCGAGCCGATCATCCGGCGCAGCGGCATGTTGAATGTCAGCTCGAACGCGACCAGCGCGGAGCAGATGATCAGCGACAGGCAGAGATGGCGGACAAGGGCTTCGCGCGGATATTCGGCGAGGCCTTTCGTAACGATTGCGCTTGCGATCACGGCAATGAGGGTCTCGCCCAGAGCAAAAGCCGATTCCCGTATATTCAACGTCCATGTCAGCGACAGCACCGCGTACGCCACAAAAAGGGCGACGATCGCGAATTCAGGAGAGTAGCGCGGCCGCAGCGCGAAAAGGCCCGAGATCAAGGAGCCGTTTCGCAGTGACTGGCTGATCACGCAGAAAATGGCGGCGACGCAAACCGCAGGCAGGGCTGCCTTGTTGGCGAAGGCGGTGGCGAGCGGCAGGCCGTAGAGGATCGCGGCACGCGCGGCATGATCGCATGCGACAATCAGCGCGTCGCGTCTCCCCGGAGACAGATAGGTGCGGTCCATCAGTGACGCGACGCGGAACTCAAGGATATCAGAGCGCCGCTCAGCGCGGGCGCTTCAGTTTCAGCGGCAGCACGTTGTCGGCCGTCGATTCCGGCGTCTTCCGCTCTGCGAGCGCCGACAGTTCAAGCGATTCCGGATCGGTCATCACCACGCCGCTGCTCGTCGCGAGATCGCGCAGCAGCTTGATGAGAGCCGGTCGATCATTGGCGTAGGCCGCCTCGCGCAACTGCCTGATCGCTTCGGGGGAGAATTCCGGCGCGGCGCTGCGCGGCTCGGCGTAGAGCACGCCGGGGTGGGCGGTGTGGAAGCAGGTTTCATCGTCGCAGAACAGCTTCTCGCTCAACTTCTCGCCGGGTCTCAGGCCGGTGAAAACAATGTCGATCTTCTGGTCCGGCGACAGTTCGAGCGATGCGATGAGCTGCTTGGCGAGATCGACGATCTTCACCGGCTTGCCCATCTCGAGAACGAACACGCGGCCGCGGCGGCGATCATTCTGGATGCCGTCATGCGCGGCCTGGAAGATCAGGCCGGCCGCCTCGCGGACGGTCATGAAATAGCGGTCCATATCAGGATGCGTCACGGTGACAGGGCCGCCGCGCTCGATCTGCTGTCGGAACAGCGGCACCACCGAACCTGATGAACCGATGACGTTCCCGAAGCGCACCGACATGAAGCGTGTGCCGGTCTCGCCGTTTTCGAGCCGCCGGCTGTCGAGCGAGGAGACATAAAGCTCGCACAGGCGCTTCGTGAGGCCCATCACGCTCGATGGGTCCACCGCCTTGTCGGTCGACACCTGCACGAAGATCGCTGCGCCCGATTCCGCGGTCGCCTCCGCCACATTGATCGTGCCGATGATGTTGGTGAGCACGCCCTCGCGCGGCGTCTCCTCGACCATGTCGACATGCTTCAGCGCCGCGGCGTGGATGACGATGTCGGGCGCGAAATCGCGGATCACGCTGCGCACGATATCCTGATCGCGGATGTTGCAGAGGATCGGGTCGATATCGAGATCGGGGAACTCGTCCTGCAGCTCGCGCCTGATCTGATAGAGATTGAATTCGCTGACATCGAGAAGGCCGAGCCGCGCTGGCGTCGCCGCCGCGACATAGCGCGCGACCTCGGCGCCGATCGTGCCGCCGGCGCCGGTGATCAGGATCTTCTTGCCGCCGACGAGCTTTTCCTGCGTCGCGGCCGGCATCGCGCCGGTCTCGGCGCGGCCGAGCAGTCGCGCAAGCGGCGGCAGCGAGCCGATCGTCTGACCGAGAATCTGGTCGGGGCGGAACTCTTTATGCAGGCGCACGCCGCGCAAACCGGTCACCGTCGCGAGAATGTCCTGCTCGTCGGAATTGAGCCGTTGCAGCGAGGCGCAGATCAGCGCGCTGTCGGGAAAGCGATCTTCCCGCTGAAGCTTGTCCAGCACCGATGAAAGGTCGCGGATGACGCCAAGAATGCGAATGCCCTGGATCGAAAGCCCGACATGGCGCTGCTTGTCGCCGAGAATGCCGATCACTTCGAGCTGATGCGGATAGGCGGCCGCCCAGTTGATCACCTTGAAAACGTCGCTCGGCCCGCCGACGAGCAGCAGGCGCGTCACGCGGCGATTGGCGCTCCTTGATTTGCGCCGGTCCCGATAGTCGCGAAGCATGCGGTAACAGATGCGCGGCCCGGTGAGCGCGGCGACTTCTGCAAGGAACAGGATGAAGGGCAGGGAGCGCGGCGTCGATTCGAGTCGCGTGATGGTGAAGGTGAGCGTGGTCCAGATCAGAATCGAGACGGCCGTGGCGACGACGATGAGGCGAACGTCGGCGATCGAGGTGTAGCGCCAGTAGGCCGAAGACAGCCCGATGATCTGATAGACGATGACGCAGATGACCGCGAAAGTGAGGCCCGAATAGATCAGGTCGTCGGAACTGCGCAGGAAATCGGTCGTTCCCAGCCGCGCCGCGAATGCCGCCACGAACGCGACGAGCGACGCGACGAAATCATGCAGCGCGATCAGGACTGAATATTTCCGCAGGCGTGGCATCTATTCGATTGGTCCTCAAACTGCCAGGCGGCGACCATCAGGCAGGTCGCCGCATCGGGACAAGGCCGCCAGCGGCCGGATTTCACGGGTTCCTATCGCAATAAGCTGTTGTAGGCCAACAGCACGTCGGAAGTCACGGCTTCGACGGTGAAGCCGTCGAGCACGCGCCGGCGCGCATTCTCGCCCCATGTTTCCAGTTGCGAAGGATCGCTCCAGACCTGCGCGATCGCCGCGGCGATCTCGTCAGGCCGTTCCGGCGCGACGACCCGTCCTTCGACGCCATTTCGGACGAATTCGCGGCAACCCGGCGTGTCCGTGGTGATGAAGCCGCGCCCTGACGCCGCGGCCTCCAGCATCGATCGGGGCAGTCCTTCCGCCGCAAGGGACGGTTGCAGACAAAGGTGATGGGAAGTCCATACGCCGGCGATGTCCCGCGTCCGCCCGCGCCAGGCCGCGCCGTCGGCGCCGGTCCAGCTTTCGAGCTGCGCGCGGGTGAGGCTCGCAGGATTCTGCGGGTCGGGGTCGCCGAACAGCGACAATTCGACCGGGACTCCGGCCGCCCGCGCGATCCTGATAGCCTCGACCGCGTCCTCGACGCCCTTCGAGCGCAGCATGCGGCCGACGAAGGCGCAGCGCAGACGATCCAGCGGAGGCAGGGGGAGGGGCTTCCACTGCCCGGCGTCGACGCCGGCGCCGCCGAGGATCGAGATGTTGGCGTTTCGCGTGAGATCAAGCCCGAAAAAAGCGGGGTCGTCGCGATTCTCGAACAGGAACCAGCTTCGGCGGCCGGCGAACAGCAGCGGAATTGTCGCTTTGAGCGCCGCGCGCAGCAGGCGCGCCGGCCATTTCGGAGAAATCCCCAACCAGCCGCGCCCGGTGAGCGCATAGACGGAACGATGCCGCCATTCCGTAAGCGCCAGCGCAAAGCCGATCAGAATCGGCCGAAGCGCGATGAAATGGACGATGTCCATGTCGTGGTCGCGGATCGCGCGCCGGATCGCGGCGAATTCGGCCAGCGCCGATCCGAGCGACACCTTCTTCCTGTCGCCGTCGAGCGGGAGAAGCCGAAAGCCCCGGGATTCGAGGTCGGCGCGCGCCTCGCCCCAGCGGCAGGCGATCCAGATCTTGAATCCGGCCGCGCGCGCGGCCTCCGCCATGGGGACGAAATGCGAGCGGAAGAACCAGTCTTCCGTAACGACATAGAGGAGGTTTCGGCTCACTTGAGAGATCGGGCAGGTCGCCGGACGGCGGCGTCGTGTCGGCTATAGCG carries:
- a CDS encoding O-antigen ligase family protein produces the protein MDRTYLSPGRRDALIVACDHAARAAILYGLPLATAFANKAALPAVCVAAIFCVISQSLRNGSLISGLFALRPRYSPEFAIVALFVAYAVLSLTWTLNIRESAFALGETLIAVIASAIVTKGLAEYPREALVRHLCLSLIICSALVAFELTFNMPLRRMIGSRVELLQYNRAVEAMSLMAPYLISRLFDRSERRFVWLAVAVLAATALKSQTGSGMSAIFAGIVVMLLARMNLTVVRRCGLVCTLLALAAAPFVGEFLHQYMPVRLEKMLASVHAPERIEIWRIYGHSLRHAPLFGTGFGSSASVTSSNLVADAPEDIRALVAMHPHDIFLQIWTEMGAIGALLMAALIWRVYRIIGEQPREQQISSLTFMASSGALALVAHGAWQGWLIASIGAGVAILSLMSRSRAA
- a CDS encoding polysaccharide biosynthesis protein; its protein translation is MPRLRKYSVLIALHDFVASLVAFVAAFAARLGTTDFLRSSDDLIYSGLTFAVICVIVYQIIGLSSAYWRYTSIADVRLIVVATAVSILIWTTLTFTITRLESTPRSLPFILFLAEVAALTGPRICYRMLRDYRDRRKSRSANRRVTRLLLVGGPSDVFKVINWAAAYPHQLEVIGILGDKQRHVGLSIQGIRILGVIRDLSSVLDKLQREDRFPDSALICASLQRLNSDEQDILATVTGLRGVRLHKEFRPDQILGQTIGSLPPLARLLGRAETGAMPAATQEKLVGGKKILITGAGGTIGAEVARYVAAATPARLGLLDVSEFNLYQIRRELQDEFPDLDIDPILCNIRDQDIVRSVIRDFAPDIVIHAAALKHVDMVEETPREGVLTNIIGTINVAEATAESGAAIFVQVSTDKAVDPSSVMGLTKRLCELYVSSLDSRRLENGETGTRFMSVRFGNVIGSSGSVVPLFRQQIERGGPVTVTHPDMDRYFMTVREAAGLIFQAAHDGIQNDRRRGRVFVLEMGKPVKIVDLAKQLIASLELSPDQKIDIVFTGLRPGEKLSEKLFCDDETCFHTAHPGVLYAEPRSAAPEFSPEAIRQLREAAYANDRPALIKLLRDLATSSGVVMTDPESLELSALAERKTPESTADNVLPLKLKRPR
- a CDS encoding glycosyltransferase, with protein sequence MSRNLLYVVTEDWFFRSHFVPMAEAARAAGFKIWIACRWGEARADLESRGFRLLPLDGDRKKVSLGSALAEFAAIRRAIRDHDMDIVHFIALRPILIGFALALTEWRHRSVYALTGRGWLGISPKWPARLLRAALKATIPLLFAGRRSWFLFENRDDPAFFGLDLTRNANISILGGAGVDAGQWKPLPLPPLDRLRCAFVGRMLRSKGVEDAVEAIRIARAAGVPVELSLFGDPDPQNPASLTRAQLESWTGADGAAWRGRTRDIAGVWTSHHLCLQPSLAAEGLPRSMLEAAASGRGFITTDTPGCREFVRNGVEGRVVAPERPDEIAAAIAQVWSDPSQLETWGENARRRVLDGFTVEAVTSDVLLAYNSLLR